Proteins co-encoded in one Montipora capricornis isolate CH-2021 chromosome 12, ASM3666992v2, whole genome shotgun sequence genomic window:
- the LOC138026539 gene encoding uncharacterized protein codes for MFLHIVCYLLFFGFFPVIREGTRAIGLNTWYHPDVRQAVFIKDDSHYLNVSRVGTHTVADDFGCSFECLSHLSCLSFNLAASRGADGKLWCELLSSDRYRDPDEFRANATSHHFSVQTQCAFSPCQNGGTCVPNVKNKTFRCDCKIGFTGYFCEIAAVSCKALFQAGNQNKFNTSVVLATLHLDSGLTSVLCHVGDFGCGAGAWTPVMKIDGDKQTFLYKSSIWSNKKSYNLPGGQTGFDAQETKLPTYWNTSFNKICLGMKKSTEQYPNFVVIKKSARSLYSLIADGQYRNVPLGLAEWKKLIGSQASLQTGACLMEGFNVKCTSSGSSKARIGVVRNNEANCSSCDSRLGFGTGGHPDSTSSCGNEAVYRGDNGDKHIKAMGYILVQ; via the exons ATGTTCTTGCATATCGTATGCTATTTGCTCTTCTTCGGTTTCTTTCCTGTGATACGAGAAGGAACTCGTGCGATTG GATTAAACACATGGTATCACCCCGATGTGCGACAAGCTGTGTTTATAAAAGACGATTCGCATTATCTGAATGTGTCAAGAGTTGGTACACACACGGTTGCCGATGACTTTGGCTGCAGTTTTGAATGTCTGAGTCATCTCTCTTGCCTGTCTTTCAACCTGGCGGCATCAAGAGGAGCTGATGGGAAGCTCTGGTGCGAGTTGCTGTCTTCTGATCGATATAGAGACCCCGACGAATTTAGGGCCAACGCAACTTCGCACCACTTCTCCGTTCAG ACCCAGTGTGCTTTTTCACCTTGCCAAAACGGAGGTACATGTGTACCAAACGTCAAAAATAAAACTTTCCGCTGCGACTGTAAGATCGGCTTCACGGGGTATTTCTGCGAAATAG CTGCTGTGTCATGCAAAGCCCTGTTCCAAGCTGGCAATCAGAACAA ATTTAACACAAGCGTGGTGCTTGCCACACTTCACTTGGACTCGGGACTAACTTCCGTCTTGTGTCACGTGGGAGATTTCGGATGCGGAGCTGGAGCATGGACACCGGTCATGAAAATTGATGGAGATAAG caaACTTTCCTCTACAAATCGAGTATTTGGAGCAACAAGAAATCCTACAACCTTCCTGGAGGACAGACTGGGTTCGACGCACAAGAAACAAAGTTACCAACTTACTGGAACACATCCTTCAACAAGATCTGTCTCGGTATGAAGAAATCTACCGAGCAATACCCAAATTTCGTCGTGATTAAGAAAAGCGCTCGTTCTCTCTATTCGCTGATTGCCGATGGGCAATATCGCAACGTACCACTTGGCCTGGCTGAATGGAAGAAGCTAATTGGCTCACAAGCTTCCTTACAAACTGGTGCTTGTCTAATGGAGGGTTTCAATGTTAAGTGTACCTCTTCCGGAAGCTCCAAAGCAAGAATTGGCGTTGTTCGTAACAACGAGGCCAACTGCAGTTCTTGTGACTCAAGACTCGGCTTTGGCACTGGAGGTCATCCCGACAGCACCAGTTCGTGTGGAAACGAGGCCGTTTACAGAGGTGACAACGGTGACAAGCATATCAAAGCTATGGGATATATTTTGGTGCAGTAA